In Bradyrhizobium sp. WBOS07, the genomic window GCCGTTCACGGTGGTTGGCGACGGTGAACAGACGCGCGACTTCACTTTCGTCAGCGACGTCGCAGACGCCTTCGTGACCGCCGCGCACTCCGATATCTCGCACGAGATATTCAACGTCGGCTCGGACAACACCTACAGCGTCAACCGGCTGGTCGAGCTTCTCGGCGGCGAGAAGGTCCACATCCCCAAACGTCCGGGCGAGCCCGATTGCACCTACGCCGACATTACCAAGATCAAACGGGTCCTGAACTGGACGCCGAAGGTGAAATTCGAGGACGGCGTTGCGACGATGCTGAAATCGATGGATCAGTACAAGGACGCGCCGCTGTGGACGGTCGACAAGATCGCCGACGCCACCAAGGACTGGTTCAAATATCTCGGTGACGACAGCGGCTCGGCCCAGAAGGCAAGCTCTTGAACAGGTGCGCGGGATATCGTTGCCGCGATTCGATCATTTCCGGGCGGCCATCTGAGACCTACCGGCGCTTTGGATAATTCATATGGCTCATCCTCAGACAGACAAGCCGGCCGTCCATCCGGCACCGCACGACAAGATCAGGACGATCGAAGAGCTCGGCGAGATGGCGCGTGCCGCGCAGGCAAAGGGCCTGACCGTCGCGCTCTGCCACGGCGTGTTCGATCTGGTGCATCTCGGCCACGTCCGGCACATCCTGGCGGCGCGCAACGAGGCCGACGTGGTCATCGTGACCATCACCGCCGACCGTTTCGTCAACAAGGGCCCGGGACGGCCGATCTTCCCGGAGAACATGCGTGCCGAGATGCTGGCCGCGCTCGGCACGGTCGACTGGGTCGGCATCAACCAGACCTCCAGTGCCGAACCGGTGCTCGATACCGTGCGCCCCGACATCTACGTGAAGGGCTCGGACTACGAGAATCCCGAGGACGACGTCACCGGCAAGATCGCCATCGAGCGCGAGGCCGTCGAACGTCATGGCGGACGAATCGTCTTCACGCGCGACGTGACCTTCAGCTCGTCGTCGCTGCTGAACCGCTACTTCGACATCTACGATCCTCCTTTGCGCGACTACCTGCAGAAGGTGCGCGAAGGCGGCGGCGCCGAGCGGCTGCTGAAGCTGATCGACAAGATCCAGGACATGCACGTCGTGCTGGTCGGCGATACCATCATCGACGAATACCAATACGTCACGGCGCTCGGGAAGGCGTCGAAGGAGAACATCGTCGCCACCCTGCTCAAGAACGGCGAGCAATTTGCCGGCGGCGTCATCGCCGCGGCCAACCACGTCGCGAGCTTCTGCAAGTCGGTCGAGATCGTCACGACGCTGGGCGGCAACGACTACCCTGAAGAGTTCATTCGCGCGCATGTCCGCCCGAACGTCACGCTGACGCCGATCCGCATTCAGGGCCGTCCGACGACCCGCAAATTGCGCTACGTCGAGATGGGCTATCTGCACAAGCTGTTCGAAGTCTATACGATGGACGACACGCCGCTCGACGAGACCACGCGCAAGGAGATCGACCGCGTCACCACCGAGCGCGTGCGCGCCGCGGACGTCGTGATCGTCACCGATTTCGGTCACGGCATGATCGCGTCCAGCACGATCGAGGCGTTGATCGCGAACTCCAAGTTCCTGGCGGTCAACGCCCAGAGCAACAGCGGCAACCACGGCTACAACCTGATCACGAAATATCCGCGGGCAGACTACATCTGCATCGACGCGCCGGAAGCGCGGCTGGCCGCCACCGACAAGTTCAGCGACATCGCATCGGTGATCGAGGACGGCCTGCACCGCAAGATCGATTGCGACAACATGATCATCACGCACGGCTCCTTCGGCTGCTACCCGTTCTCGTCGAAGACCGGCGTCGCGCGCGTGCCCGCCTTCACCAAGACCGTGGTCGACACGGTCGGCGCAGGCGATGCCTTCCTGACGATCACGGCGCCGCTGGTGGCGGCTGGCGGCAACATCGAGGACGTCGCCTTCATCGGCAATGCGGCGGGCGCGATCAAGGTCGGCATCGTCGGTCACCGCAACTCGGTCGAAAAGGCACCCCTGGTCAAGTTCGTCACCGCGTTGTTGAAGTAGCGCGAACGGAAAATCTGGAGAACGACAGTGATTGATCGGAAATGGAACGTGATGGTCACCGGTGGCGCCGGCTATGTTGGCAGCGTGCTGGTTCCCCAGTTGCTGGCGGCCGGCCACAAGGTCACGGTGCTCGACCTCTTCATGTACGGTGACGACGTCTTCAACGCCGTTCGCGACAATCCGAACCTGCGCCTGATCAAGGGCGACATCCGCGATGAGGCGGCGGTCAACGAGGCCCTGCGCGGCAACGACGCGGTGATCCACCTCGCCTGCATCTCCAACGACCCCTCGTTCGAGCTGGACCCGGCGCTCGGCAAGTCCATCAACTACGACTGCTTCCGGCCGATGGTGCGCGCGGCGAAGAAGGCCGGCATCAAGCGCTTCATCTACGCCTCCTCGTCGAGCGTCTACGGCATCAAGGACGAGGCCGAGGTGACCGAGGAATTGTCCTGCGAGCCGCTCACCGACTACTCCAAGTTCAAGGCGATGTGCGAGACCGACCTCGCCGAAGAGGCGGCGCCCGGC contains:
- a CDS encoding PfkB family carbohydrate kinase, which produces MAHPQTDKPAVHPAPHDKIRTIEELGEMARAAQAKGLTVALCHGVFDLVHLGHVRHILAARNEADVVIVTITADRFVNKGPGRPIFPENMRAEMLAALGTVDWVGINQTSSAEPVLDTVRPDIYVKGSDYENPEDDVTGKIAIEREAVERHGGRIVFTRDVTFSSSSLLNRYFDIYDPPLRDYLQKVREGGGAERLLKLIDKIQDMHVVLVGDTIIDEYQYVTALGKASKENIVATLLKNGEQFAGGVIAAANHVASFCKSVEIVTTLGGNDYPEEFIRAHVRPNVTLTPIRIQGRPTTRKLRYVEMGYLHKLFEVYTMDDTPLDETTRKEIDRVTTERVRAADVVIVTDFGHGMIASSTIEALIANSKFLAVNAQSNSGNHGYNLITKYPRADYICIDAPEARLAATDKFSDIASVIEDGLHRKIDCDNMIITHGSFGCYPFSSKTGVARVPAFTKTVVDTVGAGDAFLTITAPLVAAGGNIEDVAFIGNAAGAIKVGIVGHRNSVEKAPLVKFVTALLK